The Hirundo rustica isolate bHirRus1 chromosome 24, bHirRus1.pri.v3, whole genome shotgun sequence genome includes a window with the following:
- the FKBP5 gene encoding peptidyl-prolyl cis-trans isomerase FKBP5 → MVARSKETMTTDEATKSEGEVQAAALAERGEDITPSKDRGVLKIIKRAGSEDESPMIGDKVYVHYKGKLANGKKFDSSRDRNEPFIFSLGKGQVIKAWDIGVATMKKGEICYLLCKPEYAYGSAGSAPKIPSNATLFFEVELLDFKGEDLFEDGGIIRRIKKKGEGYSNPNEGATVEIHLEGFCGGRRFDCKDVKFVVGEGEDHDIPIGIDKALEKMQRGEHCILYLSPRYGFGEAGKPKYGIQGNAELVYEVTLKSFEKAKESWEMDTKEKLEQAAVVKEKGTMYFKEGKYLQAVIQYGKIVSWLEMEYGLSEMESKASDSFLLAAFLNLAMCYLKLREYAKAVECCDKALGLDQDNEKGLYRRGEARLLMNEFELAKCDFQKVLEVNPQNKAAKCQISVCQKKTKEHNERDRRIYANMFTKFAERDAKEAASKTGVEKTAEKATLEKGPKTPGAEGEEAEGHV, encoded by the exons ATGGTGGCAAG GTCCAAGGAGACCATGACCACTGATGAGGCCACCAAGAGTGAAGGGgaggtgcaggcagcagctctggccgAGCGAGGGGAGGACATCACACCGTCCAAGGACCGAGGGGTTCTGAAG atcATTAAACGAGCTGGGAGTGAGGACGAGTCTCCCATGATCGGAGACAAGGTTTATGTGCACTACAAAGGGAAACTGGCCAACGGGAAAAAATTTGACTCCAGCCGCGATCGGAACGAGCCCTTCATCTTCAGCCTGGGCAAGG GTCAGGTAATCAAGGCCTGGGACATTGGGGTGGCCACCATGAAGAAGGGAGAGATCTGCTACTTGCTCTGCAAACCCGAGTACGCCTACGGCTCTGCTGGCAGcgcccccaaaatcccctccaATGCCACCCTCTTTTTCGAG gtCGAGCTGCTTGACTTCAAAGGCGAGGACTTGTTTGAGGACGGAGGGATAATCCGGAGGATCAAGAAGAAGGGAGAAGGTTACTCCAACCCCAATGAAGGTGCTACCGTGGAGA TTCACCTGGAGGGATTCTGTGGCGGCCGCAGGTTCGACTGCAAGGATGTGAAATTCGTCGTGGGCGAAGGGGAGGACCACGACATCCCCATCGGCATCGACAAGGCCCTGGAGAAGATGCAGAGGGGAGAGCACTGCATCCTCTACCTCAGCCCACG GTACGGCTTTGGCGAGGCGGGGAAGCCGAAATACGGCATCCAGGGGAACGCGGAGCTGGTGTACGAGGTGACCCTGAAGAGCTTCGAGAAG GCCAAGGAGTCGTGGGAGATGGACACCAAGGAgaagctggagcaggcagcCGTGGTCAAGGAGAAGGGCACGATGTACTTCAAG GAAGGCAAGTACCTGCAGGCAGTGATTCAGTATGGGAAGATTGTGTCCTGGCTGGAAATGGAGTATGGCTTGTCTGAGATGGAGTCTAAAGCCTCTGACTCCTTCCTGCTGGCCGCCTTCCTCAACCTGGCCATGTGCTACCTGAAGCTGCGGGAGTACGCCAAGGCTGTCGAGTGCTGTGACAAG GCTCTGGGGTTGGACCAGGACAACGAGAAAGGCTTGTACAGGAGGGGTGAAGCCAGGTTATTGATGAACGAGTTCGAGCTGGCCAAATGTGACTTTCAAAAAGTGCTGGAAGTGAATCCACAGAACAAAGCAGCGAAATGCCAGATCTCCGTGTGCCAGAAGAAAACGAAGGAGCACAACGAGAGGGACCGCAGGATCTACGCCAACATGTTCACCAAGTTTGCAGAGAGGGATGCCAAG GAAGCAGCCAGCAAAACTGGTGTGGAAAAAACAGCGGAGAAGGCGACGCTTGAAAAAGGACCGAAAACTCCTGGTGCTGAAGGTGAAGAGGCTGAAGGACACGTATGA